In Gemmatimonadota bacterium, a single window of DNA contains:
- a CDS encoding ABC transporter ATP-binding protein: MKGSGVGPVLQAVDVVREYALAGVPVQAVRGVSLEVGEGEYAAIVGPSGCGKSTLLNLLGAIDRPTRGAVRLRGRDVSYMSDREATEFRLRHIGFVFQRFYLMPMLTAAENVELPMAEAGVAKAARRARARELLAYVGLDARAGHRPAQLSGGEQQRVAIARALANRPALLLADEPTGELDARTGREVIGLFERLNADGMTIVVVTHDEVLARAARRVVHMVDGAIVSDEPNAPAEVGGPPRTTVSPTAHDDASPFRRARG, from the coding sequence ATGAAGGGGAGCGGTGTTGGGCCCGTGCTGCAGGCGGTTGACGTGGTGCGCGAGTATGCGCTGGCCGGGGTGCCGGTGCAGGCCGTGCGTGGCGTCTCGCTCGAGGTGGGCGAGGGGGAGTACGCAGCGATCGTCGGGCCGTCGGGGTGCGGGAAGTCGACGCTCCTCAACTTGTTAGGCGCCATCGATCGCCCGACGCGCGGTGCTGTGCGGCTGCGCGGGCGGGACGTGTCCTACATGAGCGACCGCGAGGCGACCGAGTTCCGCCTGCGCCACATCGGCTTCGTCTTCCAGCGCTTCTACCTGATGCCGATGCTGACGGCGGCCGAGAACGTGGAGTTGCCGATGGCCGAGGCGGGGGTGGCGAAGGCGGCGCGCCGCGCGAGGGCGCGCGAGCTGCTGGCGTACGTCGGGCTCGACGCGCGCGCCGGGCACCGGCCCGCACAGCTCTCCGGGGGCGAGCAGCAGCGGGTGGCGATTGCCCGCGCACTCGCCAATCGCCCCGCGTTGCTGCTGGCGGACGAGCCGACCGGGGAGCTCGATGCGCGCACGGGGCGCGAGGTGATCGGCCTGTTCGAGCGACTGAATGCCGACGGGATGACGATCGTGGTGGTGACCCACGACGAGGTGCTGGCGCGCGCGGCGCGCCGCGTGGTGCACATGGTGGATGGGGCGATCGTGTCGGATGAACCGAATGCCCCTGCCGAAGTGGGGGGCCCCCCCCGAACGACAGTATCGCCGACGGCGCACGACGATGCGTCACCATTTCGCCGCGCACGGGGCTGA